From the Candidatus Afararchaeum irisae genome, the window AGTATCTCCCCCGGGTCGAAGTACCGTGCGAAGGTGAGGTCGCCTATCCAGTCGTAGTCGGTGTTTACCGTCAGTGTCTCGACGAGGAACATCCCAAATACGCCGCCGATAGCAGCCATCTGTGCCTTCCTCGCCTCGTCGAAGACGACCGAGAAGAGAAGTCCCAGCGACGCACACGCCGAGAGGTAGAAGACTGAGACCGAGTGGAGGACAAACAGATCAGCCGCGTCGACGGTCTCGTCTATGGCTCTGACACCGAGATAGACTCCTATATACGTCAGGAAAGACACCGTGGCTATCGACGGAACCACCGAGACGAACTTGCCTACCACGACACGTGACCGTGAGACGGGATGTGACAGGAGTAGGTCGACAGACCCTTTCTCGACCTCTCCGGCTACCGACGACGCCGCAGAGTACGCGAAGTAGACACCCAGGAGTAGGAGCCATCCAACCTGGTATAGCTCGACGACGAGGTAACCCTCTATGTCGGTTATCGAGAAGTCGCCTATGAATGACGTCGTGAGATCCTCGGGTAGGCTCCCGTATATCTCTGACAGACCCGCCTCTTCGAGCGACGGAAATATAGCCACAACGAGGGCTATGTAAAACCCCATGAAAGCCGTAAACATCAGAGCACCTCTGAGACGTCTCCGTGTCTCGAACTTTGTTATCTCAAACACCGTCTTCACCTCCTGAAGTTGCCGCCTCGTTTCTGTCGGCTTCTGTGCGGCTGTCTATACCGGTATCGGTGTCGTCTTCTGTGTCTGTGTAGAAATGCATG encodes:
- a CDS encoding ABC transporter permease subunit, with translation MFEITKFETRRRLRGALMFTAFMGFYIALVVAIFPSLEEAGLSEIYGSLPEDLTTSFIGDFSITDIEGYLVVELYQVGWLLLLGVYFAYSAASSVAGEVEKGSVDLLLSHPVSRSRVVVGKFVSVVPSIATVSFLTYIGVYLGVRAIDETVDAADLFVLHSVSVFYLSACASLGLLFSVVFDEARKAQMAAIGGVFGMFLVETLTVNTDYDWIGDLTFARYFDPGEILIAGEISTSDIGVLVASTVALVVVSAEIFERKDVT